In Streptomyces violaceusniger Tu 4113, one DNA window encodes the following:
- a CDS encoding TerD family protein: MTVNMSKGQAISLQKADGGALTAVRMGLGWQAAPRRGLFGSRTREIDLDASAVLFADKQPTDVVFFRHLVSDDGSVRHTGDNLVGGAGQGGDDEAILVDLQRVPVHIDQIVFTVNSFTGQTFAEVQNAFCRLVDETNGQELARYTLTGGGQYTAQIMATVQRAGGAWQMKAVGEPANGRTFQDLMPHIVPHL; encoded by the coding sequence GTGACGGTCAACATGTCCAAGGGACAGGCCATCAGCCTGCAGAAGGCCGACGGGGGCGCCCTGACCGCGGTGCGGATGGGGCTGGGCTGGCAGGCCGCGCCCCGCCGCGGACTGTTCGGCTCCCGTACGAGGGAGATCGACCTCGATGCGTCGGCCGTCCTCTTCGCCGACAAGCAGCCGACCGATGTCGTCTTCTTCCGCCACCTGGTCAGCGATGACGGCTCGGTCCGCCACACCGGTGACAATCTCGTGGGCGGGGCCGGGCAGGGCGGCGACGACGAGGCGATCCTGGTCGATCTGCAGCGGGTGCCCGTCCACATCGACCAGATCGTCTTCACGGTGAACTCCTTCACCGGCCAGACCTTCGCCGAGGTGCAGAACGCGTTCTGCCGGCTGGTGGACGAGACCAACGGGCAGGAGCTCGCCCGCTACACCCTCACCGGTGGCGGGCAGTACACCGCCCAGATCATGGCCACGGTCCAGCGTGCGGGCGGCGCCTGGCAGATGAAGGCGGTCGGCGAGCCGGCCAACGGGCGCACCTTCCAGGACCTGATGCCGCACATCGTGCCGCATCTGTAA
- the uvrB gene encoding excinuclease ABC subunit UvrB has translation MRPVTQLERKVAPFEVVSSYQPSGDQPTAIADLERRVRGGEKDVVLLGATGTGKSATTAWMIEKLQRPTLVMAPNKTLAAQLANEFRELLPNNAVEYFVSYYDYYQPEAYVPQSDTYIEKDSSINEEVERLRHSATNSLLTRRDVIVVASVSCIYGLGTPQEYVDRMVRLKVGEEIDRDQLLRRFVDIQYARNDMAFTRGTFRVRGDTIEIFPVYEELAVRIEMFGDEIEALSTLHPLTGEVISEDRELYVFPASHYVAGPERMEKAIAGIEAELTETLARLEKQGKLLEAQRLRMRTTYDIEMMRQIGTCSGIENYSLHIDGRETGSPPHTLLDYFPEDFLLVIDESHVTVPQIGAMYEGDASRKRTLIEHGFRLPSALDNRPLKWEEFLKRVGQTVYLSATPGPFELSRGDGFVEQIIRPTGLIDPEVVVKPTEGQIDDLIHEIRTRTEKDERVLVTTLTKKMAEDLTDYMLELGIQVRYLHSDVDTLRRVELLRELRAGEFDVLVGINLLREGLDLPEVSLVAILDADKEGFLRSGTSLIQTIGRAARNVSGQVHMYADKVTAAMAKAIDETNRRRDKQIAYNKANKIDPQPLRKKINDIVAQIAREDVDTEQLLGTGYRKVKDGKDAKTPVPAAGGKAAKGGKAAKGKAKEEVLTDRPAAELAEQIEEMTDRMRAAAAELQFEVAARLRDEVSELKKELRQMREAGVS, from the coding sequence ATGCGGCCCGTAACTCAGCTCGAACGCAAGGTGGCGCCCTTCGAGGTCGTCAGCTCCTATCAGCCCAGCGGTGACCAGCCCACCGCCATCGCCGACCTCGAGCGGCGCGTGCGCGGGGGTGAGAAAGATGTCGTGCTGCTCGGTGCGACCGGCACCGGTAAGTCCGCGACCACCGCCTGGATGATCGAGAAACTGCAGCGGCCCACGCTGGTCATGGCTCCGAACAAGACGCTGGCCGCCCAGCTGGCCAATGAGTTCCGCGAGCTGCTGCCGAACAACGCGGTCGAGTACTTCGTCTCGTACTACGACTACTACCAGCCCGAGGCGTACGTCCCGCAGTCGGACACCTATATCGAGAAGGACTCCTCGATCAACGAGGAGGTGGAGCGGCTGCGCCACTCGGCCACGAATTCGCTGCTCACCCGGCGTGACGTGATTGTGGTGGCATCCGTCTCCTGCATCTACGGCCTTGGTACGCCGCAGGAGTACGTGGACCGCATGGTGCGGCTGAAGGTCGGCGAGGAGATCGACCGCGATCAGCTTCTGCGTCGCTTTGTCGATATTCAGTACGCCCGCAATGACATGGCGTTCACCCGGGGCACCTTCCGGGTCCGCGGCGACACCATCGAGATCTTCCCGGTCTACGAGGAGCTCGCGGTCCGCATCGAGATGTTCGGCGACGAGATCGAGGCGCTCTCCACGCTCCACCCGCTCACCGGCGAGGTGATCAGCGAGGACCGGGAGCTCTATGTCTTCCCGGCCAGCCACTATGTGGCCGGGCCCGAGCGCATGGAGAAGGCCATCGCCGGGATCGAGGCCGAGCTCACGGAGACCCTGGCCCGGCTGGAGAAGCAGGGCAAGTTGCTGGAAGCTCAGCGGCTGCGGATGCGCACCACCTACGACATCGAGATGATGCGCCAGATCGGCACCTGCTCGGGCATCGAGAACTACTCGCTGCACATCGACGGCCGTGAGACCGGCTCCCCGCCGCACACCCTGCTGGACTACTTCCCGGAGGACTTCCTCCTGGTCATCGACGAGTCGCATGTCACGGTGCCGCAGATCGGCGCGATGTACGAGGGCGACGCCTCCCGTAAGCGGACCCTGATCGAGCACGGCTTCCGGCTGCCCTCCGCGCTCGACAACCGCCCGCTGAAGTGGGAGGAGTTCTTGAAGCGCGTCGGCCAGACGGTCTATCTCTCCGCGACCCCGGGCCCGTTCGAGCTCTCCCGGGGCGATGGCTTCGTGGAGCAGATCATCCGCCCGACCGGCCTGATCGACCCCGAGGTCGTCGTCAAGCCGACCGAGGGCCAGATCGACGATCTCATCCATGAGATCCGCACCCGCACCGAGAAGGACGAGCGCGTCCTGGTCACCACCCTCACCAAGAAGATGGCCGAGGACCTGACCGACTACATGCTCGAGCTGGGCATCCAGGTGCGCTATCTGCACAGCGATGTGGACACCCTGCGCCGGGTCGAGCTGCTGCGCGAGCTGCGCGCCGGTGAGTTCGACGTGCTGGTGGGCATCAACCTGCTGCGGGAGGGGCTCGACCTTCCGGAGGTCTCCCTGGTCGCCATCCTCGATGCCGACAAGGAGGGCTTCCTGCGCTCGGGCACCTCGCTGATCCAGACCATCGGCCGTGCGGCTCGTAACGTGTCGGGCCAGGTGCATATGTACGCCGACAAGGTCACCGCGGCGATGGCGAAGGCCATCGACGAGACCAACCGCCGCCGCGACAAGCAGATCGCGTACAACAAGGCGAACAAGATCGATCCGCAGCCGCTGCGCAAGAAGATCAACGACATCGTGGCCCAGATCGCCCGCGAGGACGTCGACACCGAGCAGCTGCTCGGCACCGGCTACCGCAAGGTGAAGGACGGCAAGGACGCGAAGACCCCCGTGCCGGCGGCCGGCGGCAAGGCGGCCAAGGGCGGCAAGGCCGCCAAGGGCAAGGCCAAGGAAGAAGTGCTGACCGACCGGCCAGCGGCCGAGCTCGCCGAGCAGATCGAGGAGATGACCGACCGTATGCGGGCCGCGGCGGCGGAGCTCCAGTTCGAGGTGGCGGCGCGACTGCGCGACGAGGTGTCGGAGTTGAAGAAGGAGCTGCGGCAGATGAGGGAGGCGGGAGTCTCCTGA
- a CDS encoding glycerophosphodiester phosphodiesterase codes for MQIRPAAALTGALIGMSALFLPTATATATATATGQTHHHTVTVAHRGASAYAPENTLAAVDAADDLGIDWVENDVQRTEDGELIVMHDTTLSRTTDVEQVFPDRAPWNISDFTLDEIEKLDAGSWFGPGFQGETVPTLEEYMDRVSDNHQKLLMELKAPERYPGIERQTLRELRREGWLDHRHKRRLIIQSFSADSVRTVHRLRPDVKTGFLGTPAVADLPEYAEFSDQINPSYTTIDAGYVAAVRSVDGAHGKPLEVYTWTVNDGPSAVSVAGMGVNGVITNKPDVIRDALDGPS; via the coding sequence ATGCAGATCCGCCCGGCAGCCGCGTTAACCGGCGCGCTCATCGGGATGTCCGCGCTTTTCCTCCCCACGGCCACGGCCACGGCCACGGCGACGGCCACCGGACAGACGCACCACCACACGGTCACCGTGGCCCATCGCGGCGCCTCCGCGTACGCCCCCGAGAACACCCTGGCCGCCGTCGACGCCGCCGACGACCTGGGCATCGACTGGGTGGAGAACGACGTCCAGCGCACCGAGGACGGCGAGCTGATCGTGATGCACGACACCACGCTGAGCCGGACCACCGACGTCGAGCAGGTCTTCCCGGACCGGGCGCCCTGGAACATCTCCGACTTCACCCTCGACGAGATCGAGAAGCTGGACGCCGGAAGCTGGTTCGGCCCCGGGTTCCAGGGCGAGACGGTGCCGACCCTGGAGGAGTACATGGACCGGGTTTCGGACAATCACCAAAAACTCCTGATGGAACTCAAGGCTCCTGAGCGCTATCCGGGGATCGAACGCCAGACGCTGCGGGAGCTGCGCAGAGAGGGCTGGCTGGACCATCGGCACAAGCGCCGGCTGATCATCCAGAGCTTCAGCGCCGACTCCGTGCGGACGGTCCACCGGCTGCGGCCCGACGTCAAGACCGGCTTCCTCGGCACTCCGGCCGTCGCCGACCTGCCGGAGTACGCCGAGTTCTCCGACCAGATCAACCCCAGCTACACGACCATCGACGCCGGCTACGTGGCCGCGGTGCGGTCGGTGGACGGGGCGCACGGCAAGCCGCTGGAGGTCTACACCTGGACCGTCAACGACGGCCCATCGGCGGTCTCGGTCGCGGGCATGGGCGTGAACGGCGTCATCACCAACAAGCCGGATGTGATCCGGGACGCCCTCGACGGCCCTTCGTGA
- a CDS encoding methylated-DNA--[protein]-cysteine S-methyltransferase, translating to MTIAERQTQRDRHEGPERRDARSWAWAVPATPIGPLLLAATDEGLVQVVFHAEEKTAAEAVAGLTRRLGAEPAPAPSGDAGTAASGTAAAPAAPRCAEHLAEAIRQVESYFAEDTKAFTLSLDWSLTTGFNRRVLRELAAHVPYGTVVGYQDLADRVGEPGAARAVGMAMGSNPLPVVVPCHRVVESDGGIGGFGGGLETKRSLLALEGVLPQPLF from the coding sequence GTGACGATCGCAGAGCGGCAGACACAGCGGGACCGGCACGAGGGGCCGGAGCGGCGGGACGCGCGCTCCTGGGCCTGGGCGGTCCCGGCCACGCCCATCGGCCCGCTGCTGCTCGCGGCCACGGACGAGGGGCTGGTCCAGGTGGTCTTCCACGCGGAGGAGAAGACGGCGGCCGAGGCCGTCGCCGGGCTCACGCGCCGCCTCGGCGCCGAACCCGCGCCCGCGCCGTCCGGGGACGCCGGTACCGCTGCCTCCGGTACCGCGGCCGCCCCGGCGGCGCCTCGCTGCGCCGAGCATCTCGCCGAGGCGATCCGGCAGGTGGAGAGCTATTTCGCCGAGGACACCAAGGCGTTCACCCTCTCGCTGGACTGGTCCCTGACCACCGGCTTCAACCGCCGGGTGCTGCGCGAGCTGGCCGCCCATGTCCCCTACGGCACGGTCGTCGGCTACCAGGACCTCGCCGACCGGGTGGGCGAGCCGGGCGCGGCCCGCGCCGTCGGCATGGCCATGGGCAGCAATCCGCTGCCGGTCGTGGTGCCCTGCCACCGGGTGGTCGAGAGCGACGGCGGCATCGGCGGCTTCGGCGGCGGGCTGGAGACCAAGCGCTCCCTGCTGGCACTGGAAGGCGTTCTTCCGCAACCGCTCTTCTGA
- a CDS encoding DUF4360 domain-containing protein, with amino-acid sequence MSGVLLAGGAAAALFASALSTQGVSSAPDGPPEKIQISVKTVNGSGCPKGTAAVAAAADNSAFTVTYSDYLAQVGPDADPTDIRKNCQLSLGVHVPQGFTYAIAQVDYRGYGYLEKGAKGTQKASYYFQGSADTASRTHEFSGPYNDNWQTTDSTDYSALVWAPCGQDRNFNVNTELRVGAGTSPSGSTSFMAMDSTDGGVSTIYHLAWKECPSAVQ; translated from the coding sequence ATGTCCGGTGTTCTGCTCGCGGGCGGCGCGGCCGCGGCGCTATTCGCCTCCGCCCTTTCCACCCAAGGTGTTTCCTCGGCTCCTGATGGACCGCCGGAAAAGATCCAGATAAGCGTCAAGACGGTGAACGGCTCGGGCTGCCCCAAGGGCACCGCCGCCGTGGCCGCCGCCGCCGACAACTCGGCCTTCACCGTGACCTACAGCGACTATCTCGCCCAGGTGGGTCCCGACGCGGATCCGACCGACATCCGTAAGAACTGCCAGCTCAGCCTCGGCGTGCATGTGCCGCAGGGATTCACGTACGCCATCGCCCAGGTCGACTACCGGGGTTATGGCTACCTCGAAAAGGGCGCCAAGGGCACCCAGAAGGCGAGCTACTACTTCCAGGGTTCGGCGGACACCGCGTCACGGACCCATGAATTCAGCGGTCCGTACAACGACAACTGGCAGACCACCGACAGCACCGACTACAGCGCCCTGGTGTGGGCCCCCTGCGGCCAGGACCGCAACTTCAACGTCAACACCGAGCTGCGGGTCGGCGCCGGCACCTCCCCCTCGGGCAGCACCAGCTTCATGGCCATGGACTCGACGGACGGCGGGGTCAGCACCATTTACCACCTCGCCTGGAAGGAATGCCCTTCCGCCGTCCAGTAG
- a CDS encoding DUF4360 domain-containing protein produces MPGVLYAGGVVAALFASTLTSQAYAQPPFDTVPPDKIVITVATVNGSGCPAGTAAIAVSPDNTAFTVTYSEYLAQVGKGAKPTDFRKNCQLSLVTHVPQGFSYAIASVDYRGFAHLEKGASATQKASYYFQGQSQTSSNTHEFAGSYEDNWQVTDTADIATVVWSPCGELRNFNINTELRANAGTSDTKETTSFIAMDSTDGDVSTTYHFAWKECPAKK; encoded by the coding sequence ATGCCCGGTGTTCTGTACGCAGGCGGCGTGGTCGCGGCGTTATTCGCCTCGACGCTCACTTCCCAGGCATATGCGCAACCCCCGTTCGACACCGTGCCACCCGACAAGATCGTGATCACGGTCGCGACCGTGAATGGATCGGGCTGCCCGGCGGGCACCGCGGCGATCGCCGTCTCCCCCGACAACACGGCCTTCACCGTGACCTACAGCGAGTACCTCGCCCAGGTGGGCAAGGGTGCCAAGCCGACGGACTTCAGAAAGAACTGTCAGCTCAGTCTGGTCACGCATGTGCCACAGGGCTTCTCCTACGCCATCGCCAGTGTCGACTACCGTGGTTTCGCCCATCTGGAAAAGGGCGCGTCCGCCACGCAGAAAGCCTCGTACTACTTCCAGGGGCAGTCGCAGACCTCATCCAACACGCATGAGTTCGCCGGTTCCTACGAGGACAACTGGCAGGTCACCGACACGGCCGATATCGCGACCGTGGTGTGGTCACCCTGCGGTGAACTCCGCAACTTCAACATCAACACCGAGTTGCGGGCCAACGCCGGAACGTCCGACACCAAGGAAACGACCAGCTTCATCGCGATGGACTCGACCGACGGCGATGTGAGCACCACCTATCACTTCGCCTGGAAGGAATGCCCGGCCAAGAAGTGA
- a CDS encoding uridine kinase, whose product MRLEAITWERLTDATADRIAGLTAADGGPWLRVAVDGAPAAPTAELARDLSEALRIRGRPVLVVGSAGFWRPASLRYEYGKRDPDAYYDRWLDTGALWREVFDPLDPGAGGTGRVLPDLWDPVTDRATRSSYAELPRGGVLLLHGALLLGHWFPFDLSVHLRLSPAALARRTEEDDHWTLPAFARYEDEVGPGAAADVVVRMDDPRHPAWHRPEP is encoded by the coding sequence GTGCGGCTCGAAGCGATCACCTGGGAACGGCTGACCGACGCGACCGCCGACCGCATCGCCGGGCTGACGGCGGCGGACGGCGGCCCCTGGCTGAGGGTGGCCGTCGACGGGGCCCCGGCGGCGCCCACCGCCGAGCTGGCGCGGGATCTGTCGGAGGCGCTGCGGATCCGGGGGCGTCCGGTGCTGGTGGTCGGGTCGGCGGGGTTCTGGCGGCCCGCCTCGCTGCGCTACGAGTATGGGAAGCGGGACCCCGACGCGTACTACGACCGCTGGCTGGACACCGGCGCCCTGTGGCGTGAGGTCTTCGATCCGCTGGACCCGGGGGCGGGCGGCACCGGGCGGGTGCTGCCCGACTTGTGGGATCCGGTGACCGACCGGGCCACACGCAGCTCGTACGCCGAACTTCCGCGCGGCGGAGTGCTGCTGCTGCACGGCGCTCTGCTGCTGGGGCACTGGTTCCCGTTCGATCTGTCGGTGCATCTGCGGCTGTCCCCGGCCGCCCTCGCCCGCCGCACGGAGGAGGACGACCACTGGACGCTGCCGGCCTTCGCGCGCTACGAGGACGAGGTGGGGCCCGGTGCGGCGGCGGATGTGGTGGTGCGGATGGACGACCCCCGGCATCCGGCCTGGCACCGCCCCGAGCCGTAA
- a CDS encoding DUF1697 domain-containing protein, with translation MAFQIALLRGINVGGNRKFPMARQRELMAELGFKDVTVHLQTGNIVFADPGAPPDRTARTLEDGFAADLGFPVPVMVRTRDELAAAIEANPYPEAAAEPKTLHVVFLADVPTDTAALDAVDPAAYAPDEFRLIGREIFLRCPDGVGRSKLAAKVTNARLGVPATARNWNTVTKLLALADA, from the coding sequence ATGGCATTTCAGATAGCGCTGCTCCGCGGCATCAATGTGGGCGGGAACAGGAAGTTCCCCATGGCCCGGCAGCGTGAGCTGATGGCCGAGCTGGGCTTCAAGGACGTCACCGTCCACCTCCAGACCGGCAATATCGTCTTCGCCGACCCCGGCGCCCCGCCCGACCGGACGGCCCGCACCCTCGAGGACGGTTTCGCCGCCGACCTCGGCTTTCCCGTGCCCGTCATGGTCCGCACGCGCGACGAGCTGGCCGCGGCGATCGAGGCCAATCCCTATCCGGAGGCCGCGGCCGAGCCCAAGACCCTGCATGTGGTCTTCCTGGCGGACGTGCCCACGGACACGGCCGCGCTGGACGCCGTGGATCCGGCCGCCTACGCCCCGGACGAGTTCCGCCTCATCGGCCGCGAGATCTTTCTGCGCTGCCCGGACGGGGTCGGCCGCTCCAAGCTGGCCGCGAAGGTCACCAACGCCCGGCTGGGCGTGCCGGCCACCGCCCGCAACTGGAACACGGTCACCAAGCTGCTGGCGCTGGCCGACGCCTGA
- a CDS encoding type II toxin-antitoxin system PemK/MazF family toxin: MIRPFNGTQGTEDGAELPGSTGPAATVEAHPRQVGRVRTEYAPDPDGDPDPGEIVWTWVPYEENDGRGKDRPVLVVARERGGTLLAVQLSSKRHDADREWVPIGSGPWDRAGRDSWVDVDRVLRVHPDGMRREACALDRPRFDLVVMRLRQRYGWS; the protein is encoded by the coding sequence GTGATCAGGCCATTCAACGGAACGCAAGGGACGGAGGACGGCGCGGAGCTTCCCGGAAGCACCGGTCCCGCCGCCACCGTCGAGGCTCATCCGCGCCAGGTCGGGCGGGTACGGACGGAGTACGCACCCGATCCGGACGGAGACCCGGATCCCGGGGAGATCGTCTGGACATGGGTGCCGTACGAGGAGAACGACGGCCGCGGCAAGGACCGGCCGGTGCTGGTGGTCGCGCGGGAGCGGGGCGGGACGCTGCTCGCCGTGCAGTTGTCCAGCAAGCGGCATGACGCCGACCGCGAGTGGGTGCCGATCGGCTCCGGGCCCTGGGACCGGGCCGGGCGGGACTCCTGGGTCGATGTGGACCGGGTGCTGCGGGTGCACCCGGACGGGATGCGGCGCGAGGCGTGCGCACTCGACCGGCCGCGCTTCGACCTGGTCGTGATGCGGCTGCGGCAGCGGTACGGCTGGAGCTGA
- a CDS encoding FUSC family protein: MYVPDVPDPVAELVKRRHDPVVVQTVRSTAAATIAYVVALELSKEPAPLTAPLTALLVVQVTLYATLTRSLRRVEAVVVGVLIAVAFSVLVGLTWWSLCLIILAAQTAGYLTRVGDWVQEVAISAMLVLGVAQVTTYAWDRVLETLIGAGVGMAFNFFLAPPVWVETAGKSIEDLARRMRQLMLHIGQELGSQMAVDRAAARLYEARRLDHDITQVDAALRQAEDSVRLNPRVKEGLLYRVVLRTGLDTLEICTVILRVMSRTLTDLAKARTEEPLFPPEVAEALKDLFVHLAAAVESFAVLVTTQVSANAEEAESRLSSELVKAHASRDRGADLLLRRVQEHPRQWQLHGALLAEIDRILDELDMEQRSKRLMEELDRSTREKRERLLFLHKIRRWIRRDRKDGSTTV, from the coding sequence ATGTACGTGCCTGATGTTCCCGACCCGGTGGCAGAGCTCGTCAAACGGCGCCACGATCCGGTCGTCGTCCAGACAGTGCGTTCCACGGCGGCCGCGACGATCGCGTACGTCGTCGCCCTCGAGCTCAGCAAGGAACCCGCCCCGCTCACCGCTCCGCTGACCGCCCTCCTCGTCGTCCAGGTCACCCTCTACGCGACCCTCACCCGGAGCCTGCGCAGGGTCGAGGCCGTGGTCGTGGGCGTCCTGATCGCCGTCGCCTTCAGCGTGCTGGTGGGGCTGACCTGGTGGAGTCTGTGTCTGATCATTCTCGCCGCCCAGACCGCCGGCTATCTCACGCGGGTGGGCGACTGGGTCCAGGAGGTGGCGATCAGCGCGATGCTGGTCCTCGGTGTGGCGCAGGTGACCACCTACGCCTGGGACCGGGTGCTGGAGACCCTCATCGGGGCCGGTGTCGGGATGGCCTTCAACTTCTTCCTCGCCCCTCCGGTGTGGGTCGAGACGGCCGGCAAGTCGATCGAGGACCTGGCCCGCCGGATGCGTCAGCTCATGCTGCACATCGGCCAGGAACTGGGCAGCCAGATGGCGGTCGACCGCGCCGCCGCCCGTCTCTACGAGGCCCGGCGGCTCGACCACGACATCACGCAGGTCGACGCCGCACTCCGCCAGGCGGAGGACAGCGTGCGGCTCAACCCCCGCGTCAAGGAGGGCCTCCTCTACCGCGTGGTGCTCCGCACCGGCCTGGACACACTGGAGATCTGCACCGTCATCCTGCGTGTCATGTCCCGGACCCTGACCGACCTCGCCAAGGCGCGGACGGAGGAGCCCCTCTTCCCCCCGGAGGTGGCGGAGGCCCTCAAGGACCTCTTCGTCCATCTCGCCGCCGCCGTCGAGAGCTTCGCCGTCCTGGTCACCACGCAGGTCAGCGCCAACGCCGAAGAAGCCGAATCCCGCCTCTCCAGCGAGCTGGTGAAGGCCCACGCCAGCCGCGACCGCGGCGCCGATCTCCTGCTGCGCCGCGTCCAGGAACACCCTCGCCAGTGGCAGCTCCACGGTGCCCTGCTCGCGGAGATCGACCGCATCCTCGACGAACTCGACATGGAGCAGCGCTCCAAGCGCCTCATGGAAGAGCTCGACCGCAGCACGCGCGAGAAGCGGGAGCGCCTTCTCTTCCTCCACAAGATCCGGCGCTGGATCCGGCGCGACCGTAAGGACGGCTCCACGACTGTCTGA
- a CDS encoding ADP-ribosylglycohydrolase family protein, translated as MIRQSWDESAAKRARIRGCLLGGAIGDALGNPIEFLSLRSIRETHGGTGITTLVPDGSGVAGRVTDDTQMTLFTAEGLIRAHARSSSKGIEGSETAVVRHAYLRWLDTQNHPGPPPAEGTGDLVRNGWLRTQPWLYARRAPGNACLSGLTKEHVPAPRAPLDGTPGPVNPGSKGCGTVMRSAPFGLTGLDPRDCFELAARCATITHGHPTGSYAAGALAAMIACLLDGESLEGATLRALELLARYPRHEETTAALRKAVDLAAEGDPTAEKAESLGGGWVAEEALAIAVYSALARTPAQQILYGPGGKISYDPAPPRTPVQAALLLSVNHSGDSDSTGSICGNLLGAHHGDLRLPPSWLARTEGRGTIAELADDFASEFHRSVELYEPYDDVVFPRERYPLG; from the coding sequence GTGATCCGCCAGTCATGGGACGAATCGGCCGCCAAGCGGGCCCGTATCCGCGGCTGCCTGCTGGGCGGCGCGATCGGGGACGCTCTCGGCAATCCGATCGAGTTCCTCTCCCTGCGGTCGATCCGTGAGACCCATGGCGGCACGGGCATCACCACCCTCGTCCCGGACGGCAGCGGCGTCGCGGGCCGGGTCACCGATGACACCCAGATGACGCTCTTCACGGCGGAGGGCCTGATACGGGCCCACGCCAGATCCTCGTCCAAGGGCATCGAAGGGTCCGAGACCGCCGTCGTCCGCCATGCCTATCTGCGCTGGCTGGACACCCAGAACCACCCCGGGCCGCCGCCCGCCGAGGGCACCGGCGACTTGGTACGCAACGGCTGGCTGCGCACCCAGCCCTGGCTGTACGCCCGCCGCGCCCCCGGCAACGCCTGCCTCTCCGGCCTCACCAAGGAGCACGTCCCCGCCCCGCGGGCGCCCCTCGACGGCACCCCCGGCCCGGTGAACCCCGGCTCCAAGGGCTGCGGCACCGTGATGCGCTCGGCGCCGTTCGGCCTCACCGGGCTCGACCCCCGCGACTGCTTCGAACTCGCCGCCCGCTGCGCCACGATCACCCATGGCCATCCGACGGGCTCCTACGCGGCCGGTGCCCTGGCCGCCATGATCGCGTGCCTGCTCGACGGCGAGTCCCTCGAAGGCGCGACCCTGCGCGCCCTGGAACTCCTCGCCCGCTACCCCCGCCACGAGGAGACCACCGCCGCCCTCCGTAAGGCGGTCGACCTGGCGGCCGAGGGCGATCCGACCGCCGAGAAGGCCGAATCGCTCGGCGGCGGCTGGGTCGCCGAGGAGGCGCTGGCCATCGCGGTCTACAGCGCCCTGGCCCGTACCCCCGCCCAGCAGATCCTCTACGGCCCCGGCGGCAAGATCAGCTACGATCCGGCGCCCCCGCGCACCCCCGTCCAGGCGGCCCTTCTGCTCTCCGTCAACCACTCGGGCGACAGCGACTCGACGGGCTCGATCTGCGGCAACCTCCTCGGCGCCCACCACGGCGACCTCCGCCTTCCCCCGTCCTGGCTGGCCCGGACCGAGGGCCGCGGCACGATTGCCGAACTCGCCGACGACTTCGCCTCCGAGTTCCACCGCTCCGTCGAGCTGTACGAGCCCTACGACGACGTGGTCTTCCCTCGCGAACGCTACCCGCTCGGCTGA
- a CDS encoding DUF6343 family protein, producing MPTRLIRTGDEPVHARSPLRMRLGLATWGLLWTLGGAVAFAVVGRPGWAAACGALAVVTMVDLVLVIRHIRQGPHYQPGPDVPPYAPIGERRRSRGRHRTP from the coding sequence ATGCCGACGCGGTTGATCCGAACGGGTGACGAACCGGTACACGCGCGCAGCCCACTGCGAATGCGGCTGGGGCTGGCCACGTGGGGGCTGCTCTGGACGCTCGGCGGCGCGGTGGCCTTCGCGGTCGTGGGCCGGCCGGGATGGGCGGCCGCGTGCGGGGCGCTCGCCGTCGTCACCATGGTCGATCTGGTCCTGGTCATCCGGCACATCCGGCAGGGGCCGCACTATCAGCCCGGCCCGGATGTGCCGCCGTACGCACCGATCGGCGAGCGCAGGCGGAGCCGCGGGCGGCACCGGACACCGTAA
- a CDS encoding tetratricopeptide repeat protein, with protein MPEPTPETHVIDYRAAEQLLAARDPRGAVKLLDSVISSHPENTAARLLRARAFFLAAQLRSAELEFQLVLEREPDNAFAHFALARTLERANRSAEATRHFRLAAALDPRPDFVEAARFGERG; from the coding sequence GTGCCCGAGCCCACGCCCGAGACCCACGTCATCGACTACCGCGCCGCCGAGCAACTGCTCGCCGCCCGAGATCCACGGGGCGCGGTGAAGCTGCTCGACTCCGTCATCAGCTCCCACCCCGAGAACACGGCGGCCCGGCTGCTGCGGGCGCGCGCGTTCTTCCTCGCGGCGCAGCTCCGCTCGGCGGAACTGGAGTTCCAGCTCGTCCTGGAGCGCGAGCCGGACAACGCGTTCGCCCACTTCGCCCTGGCCCGCACTCTGGAGCGGGCCAACCGCTCGGCCGAGGCCACCCGCCACTTCCGGCTGGCCGCGGCACTCGATCCGCGCCCGGACTTCGTCGAGGCGGCCCGGTTCGGCGAGCGGGGCTGA